TGGTGATCTGGTCGGCCCGGCCGATCGCGCTCAGGACGAGGTGCAGGTATTCGTGCGTGGGCAGGTAGGGGGCGACGGCCTGGACCGCGCCCGGCAGCATCTCGGCCGGCACCAGCAGGCCGCCGCAGAACGCCAGGATCAGGAAGACGATGTTGCACACCATGGCGGCGGCCGGGGCCGGCAGCCGGTAGCCGAGCGCCATGCCGAGCAGCCCGAACGGGATCGCGCCGACCACCACCACGCCCAGCCAGAGCGGCCAGATGACCACCGGCAGCTTCAGGTCGGTGGCGAGCCCGGCGACCACGAGCAGCGGCAACCAGCTGACCACGTTGAAGACCAGGACGTAGAGCAGCCGGCCGAGGAAGCGGGTCAGCACCGCGATCGGCAGCAGTCGCAACCGCTGCTCCCACGGGTTCTCCCGGTCGGCGGCGACGCCGGCGGAGAGCGAGATGAGGGTGACGTTCAGCGTGGTGAAGAGCAGGAAGGGGGTGACGACGTACTCGCTGCCGAGCCCCTGGCGGGCCAGTTGACCTGCGGAGGTGAGCCCGAACAGGAGGAAGAAGAGCATCGGGAACAGCAGCCCGGGGACCCAGTACATCGGCACCCGGACCATGTCGCGCAGGTGTGCGCCGGCGTGGAGCAGTACGTATCGCATGTCAGGCCGTCCGAAGTGGCTCGTGGCTGGGTTTGGCTTCTGCTGCCGTACGGATCGCCTCCTCGAGGCCGACCCGGTCGACCCGGATGGCGCGGAACGGCACGTCATGTCGGACCAGGGCGCGTACGGTGGCGTCCGGGTCGGTGGTGTAGAGCCGGGTACGGGCTCCGACGGGTTCGATCCGGACCGCGTGTGCGGTCACCGGCTCGGGCAGTGGACCGGGCACCTCGGCCTCGACCAGGTGCAGCCCCACGTTCGCGCACACCTCGTCCACGCTGCCCACCTGCGACACCTGGCCGCCGGCGATCACCACGACGTGGCTGGCGAGGCGTTCGACCTCCGGCATGTTGTGGCTGGTGAGCAGCACCGAACGCCCCTCGGCGGCGACCTTCTCGATGGCCGCCCAGAGCAGGTCGCGACTCTCCACGTCCAGCCCGGTGGTCGGTTCGTCGAGGAACACCAGATCCGGGTTGCCGACCAGGGCGGAGGCGAGCACCACCCGGCGGCGTTGTCCGCCGGAGAGGGTGCCGTTGCGGCGATCCCAGATGCCGGCGAGGTCGAGCCGGTCGGCGAGTGCGGTCGGGGCGATCGGGTCCGTGTAGTGCGCCGCCAGCAGGTGCAGGGTCTCGGCGACGGTGAGCCGCCAGGGCAGCGCCGTGGCCTGGGGCGACAGCCCCAGCCGGGCCCGTACGGCGAGGCTGGCCGGATCTCCGCCGAGCACCTCGACCCGACCGGAGGTGGGCCGGCGCAGCCCGGCGAGGATGTCGATGGCGGTCGACTTTCCCGCGCCGTTCGCACCGAGGATCGCGGTGACCCCTTGGGGGATGGCGATCGACACGGCGTCGAGCGCGACGATCCGCCCGTACGTCTTTGTCACGTGATCGAGGCGGGCGACGACTTCCATGGTCACTCCAGTGGGGTAGGAGGATGAGGGGGTACCGGGGCCGGTGCCCCCTCCTCCGGTGATCGTGTGGGCCTGTCAGCCGCCGGTGGAACCGTCGTCCGGGTTCACGCTGCCGCCGCCGCCACAGGACGCGCAGCAGGACGAGGACCCACAGGTCGACGACGCGCTGCACGAGCTGGAGCCGGACGACGCTCCGGTCTCCGGCAGCGCCACCGAGTCGCGCATCGACGTCACGGTGATGTCGTCGAGGTCGAGGTCTGCCAAGTCAAGCATTTCAATCATTTCCTTCACCTCCTGATCGGGCTCCCGCCGGCTGTCCGGTCAGGCGACCGGAGGGCTGGCGGGGCGAGGTGAACTCTCACATCTGTTCAGCGGAACCAGCATCCGCGAAATCCCCCATTCACCGATCCGGATCGATTTCCGTCGCCATTCGAACGCCCATCACGCTGCGGCCCGGCCGAACCGGACGGATCGCGGATCGCCGGACCGTGCCGAACCTGCTCCGGCCACTGCCGACGCCCGTGCCGGCCTGGTGCCGCGCGGCCCTGGTCGGCGGTGCCGGCTCGACCCGCGTACGGGGACCGGTGCGCATTTTGGCCACTGTGGACGGAGGCGTTGCGTAGTTTCGCGGATGTTCCGTACTCGGTCGTACCGGCAGCCTCTCCTTTGTCGATCATGCGCACGGGCACGAGGGACGGGGTAGGGGCGATATGGGGCATTCGATGACGGTGGACCACCTGATCGGGCGGGAAACCGAGCGCACCGTGTTAGGCAAGATACTGGCTAATCCACCCCATCAGTCCGTATTCGTAATGGTCGAAGGTGATACCGGAATCGGTAAGAGTCGCCTGCTCGCCGAATTCATGGCCGCCGCCACCCAACGCGGGTACGCCGTACTGAATGGCCGCGCCAGCCAGTTCGAGGTGGGGCTCCCGTTCGGCCTGCTCTTCGACGCCCTCGCCAGGGAGCAGGCGTCTCCGGTGCTCGCCGCGCGAGGCGGCCCCGCCTGCGAGAGCCTGGTCCAGTTCGCGCACTCGGTCGGTGCCGACTGGCGTACGAGCACGGTGCGCGTGAGCGACGGGCCTACTTTCCCCGTGCTCGGTGTCGAGCGCCACCAGCTCTACCGCACCGTACGGGAGGTGCTCGCCGAGATCGCCGGGGGCGGCGGCCTGGTGGTGGTCCTCGACGACGTGCACTGGTCCGACGAGGCGTCGGTGGAACTCCTCGACTACCTGGTCCGCCATCCCGTCGATGGCCCGCTCGTATTCGTCCTGGCCTACCGCACCGGACAGTGCCCGGTCCGGCTCGCCCTGCAACTCGGTCGCGCCCACCCGTCGCCAACCCACCTGCCGCTCGGCCCGCTCTCTCCGGCCGACGTCGACGCCTGGTTTCCCGACATGTCGCCGCAGCGTCGCCGCTCACTGTACGAGGCGAGCAGCGGCAATCCGCTCTACCTCGAGATCCTCGCCGCCGGTACGGACGCGGTGGTGCTCGACGCGGGATGTGCCCCGGCGGTCGTCGACGACCGGGTGGCCATCGCCCTCGACGCCCTGGTCACCGCCGAGCTGTGTGGGCTGCCCGGCACGGAGCGGCTGACCGTGCAGGCCGCCGCGCTGGCCGGTGAGGAGTGCGACCCGGTGCTGGTCGCCCACGCTGCCGAGATCTCGGTGGCGGTGGTCACGAACGCCCTCGACGCGCTCGTCCGACGGGGAATCCTCCGACAGGTCGAGGGCCGGATCGTGTTCCGCCACCCGCTGGTGCGCGCGGCCGCGTACCAGAGTGCCGGCGTGGCGTGGCGACTGGCCGCGCACGACCGGGTGGCCCGGCACCTCGCGGCCGAGGGCGCCGGCCCGGTGCGTCAGGCCCAGCACCTGGAACACTCCGCGCGGGTCGGGGCCGAGCACGCCGCCGAGGTGCTGGCCGCGGCGGCGGAGGCCACCCTGGACAGCGCCCCGGCGACCAGTGTGCGCTGGCTGCGCGCCGCGCTCCGGGTCACCCCGGACCGGGTCGACACCGCACAACGGCGCGCGGCGCTCCGGCTGGCCCTGGCCCGGGCGCTCAGCATCTCCGGCCGACTCGCCGACAGTCAGCGGATCCTGCACGACCTGATCGGCGATGCGCCGCAGTACCGATGTCCGGCGACCGAGCTGCTCGCCTCGACCGAGCGCATGCTCGGCCGGCTCAGCGAGGCGCGGGCGCTGCTCTCCGGTGAACTGTCCCGACCGGGCGGGGCGGGCGCCTGTACGGAGGCGACGCTGCGCCTGGAGTTGGCGGCCACGGAGATACTGGCGGGCCGCTTCACCGACGCGGCGGAGAACGCGGCCCGGGCCGGTGAGCTGGCCGGGCAGGAGGATCACCGGGGGTTCGCCGCCGCCGCCAGCACCCTGCTCGCCCTGGCCTGGCTGCTCGACCGCCGTCCGGGGTACGACGCCCGCGGGCAGCTCGTACGGGCCCAGTGGGCGGTGGACGGCCTCGATGACGGTGCGCTGCGTGGCGTGATCGACCTGGTGCCGGCGATGGTCTGGGCGGAGGTGCTCTGCGAGGACAGTGACGCCGCGGTCCGGCACCTGGCCCGGGGTTTCCGGGTCGCCCGGCGGTACGGACGCGGCCACGTTCTGCCCGAGTTGTACCTGGTGCGGTCCGTCCTGCACGGCCGGCTCGGGGACCTGCGGCAGGCCCAGCGTGACGCCGAGGACGCCGAGGAGATCGCCCGCGCCCTGGGCAGCGAGGAGTTGCGGCGGTTCGCGCTGGCGATCCGGGCACCGCTGCTCGCCTGGCGCGGCGGGCCGGTGGCGGTCGCCGGCCCGCTGGCTGAACTACGTGCCGCTGCTCCGCTACGTTCGCGGTGGTGGCGTTCGGTGGCCCAGGCCGGGCTCGCCGGGGTGTTGATCGAGATGAACGAGCCGGAGTCCGCCCTGGCGTTGTTGACCGAGGGCGGTGAGCCGGCGCCGACCGCGGAGGGTCTGGCGCTCGTCGCCCGGGCCCAGGTGCTCTGCGGTGACCTCGGCACGGCGCAGGAGTCCCTGGACCGGGCGGTGGGGTCGGCCGAGCGGAGCGGTTCGCATGGCGAGGCGGCGGCGGTGGGTCAGGCACGGGCGGAACTGCTGGCGGAGCGCGGTGACGTGGTGGCGGCGGTGGACGCGGCGCGGTTGGCCGCGACCGCTGCCGCGCTGGCCCATCAGCCACTCCGCGAGGGTCAGGCGCTGGTGACCCTGGCCACCATGCTGCACCGCGCCGGTGACCTGGCGGCGGGTCGGCAGACCCTGGGGGAGGCCAAGCACCGACTGGCGTGGTGTGGGGCGGACTGGCTGGTGGGTCGGGCGACAAATCTGCAGCGGCGGTTCGCCGCCGCCCATCCCCGCCCCCGCGACGTTCGACCCGATCCGCTGTCCGGTCGGGAGCGCGAGGTGGCCGTGATGGTTTCCGAAGGGCTGAGCAACCGCGCCATCGCCACCCGGTTGTTCCTCAGCACCCGGACGGTGGAGTCACACGTATCCAGGATCTTCGTCAAACTCGGTGTCTCGACCAGGGCCGCCGTCGCGCGCCACGTGTCGTTGGCCGACCGCTGAGCCGTACCCCGGTTGCCGGTGTTCTCCCGGATGCTCGCGACGGCCCGGAACTGACACGGTGGTCTTCGCCCCCGCCCGACCCGGGCGGGGCCTGCCTGGAGAGGAGTGGACTTCCGTGGAGCTCGACGTCTTCGACCTGGACGATCTGGACCTGGACGACATCACCGTGACATCGATGCGCGACGCGGTCGCGCTGCCGGAGACCGGCATGTCGTCCTCGGGCGACGCCGCCGCCGCGTGCTCCTGCTGCGGTTCCAGCTCGTGCTGCCCGAACATCGACACCTATCAACCGTACTGACCGTCTGGCCGCCGCTTCGGTCGGCCGTGACGAGCGGCCCGGCGCAGACACGACGGCGCCCTGGTGGCCCGGGTGGGGACCGTTCCTGAGTCACCCGGGCCGGCAGGGCGCCGACTGTCTGTTACCAGGTGCCGCCAGCACCGCCCCCGCCGCCGCTGCCGCCGCCCCACTCGAACGGGCCACCGTCGGCCGAGGCCGCACCGGCGCTCAGCGCGAGCGCCGCCGCACCGGCGGCGATGATCACCGCCGCGCGCAGGGCCTTCCGGCCCGTCTTGGTCTTCTTGCGCATCAGGTCCTCCTGTGCTCACTGTCCGTGCCCGGGTCGGGCCGGATCCGGCTGGGACGTCGCGAAGCGGGCCGCAACCGCACGCACCACTGTGCCGGCGAAGCCGGTCGGCCAGGATCCGGGCGATCACCTAATCCTGTCGCCGGTCGGTAGCCAGGTCGGCCCAATGCCTGTTCCCCCGGTACGGGTAGCTTTGTCCTGCCCACTCGGGTGTCGTGCCAGGTCGGCCGGCTGGAGGAGGTTCGCTTCCACGGGCGGGTCAGGTGGCGACATCCCGAGCGGTCGGAAGGGGCATGGCGTGATTTCAGCCGAGAAGTCAGATGCTGAGCTGGTGCATGTTGCCCGCTCGGGAGATGTCGCCGGCCTCGGCGCACTCCTGCATCGGCACGAGGCCGGGATGAAGGCCGTCGCGGTGAGCCTGCTCGGTTACGGGCCCGACGCCGAGGACGCGGTCCAGGACGCGATGCTGGTCGCCCTGCGGCGGATCGACGGGCTCCGGGAGCCCGCGGTGGTGGGCGACTGGCTGCGGTCGATCGTCCGGAACGGGTGCCGCAACCGGCTGCGTGCCTCCCGTCGGGTGGTCCTGCGCGACTTCGCGGCCCTCGACCTCCCGGCCGCCGCGCCGAACCCGGAGCAGCTACTCGAGCAGGCGTCGTTGCGGGACTGGACCTGGCACGCGGTCAACGAACTGTCCGAACCATTGCGGCTGGTCACGCTTCTGCGCTACTTCAGCGGAGCCTCCTCGTACGAGGAGATCGCCGCCCTCTGCGGGGTGCCGGTCGGCACCGTACGCAGTCGGTTGAACCAGGCACGGCGCAAGCTCGCCACCGCTCTGCGGGACACGGCCGACCTCGCGCACGAGGACTCGGCGGCGCTCCACGACACCTGCCGACGCCAGTTCGAGGAGGTGCTGGCGGCGGCGGGACGGGGCGAGTTCGAGCGGGCCGTGCGGGAGTACTGGTGGCCCGACGCCGACTTCATCCGGCCGAACGGGGAACGCCGCACCGAGCGGTCGTACCTGGTCGAGGCCATGGAACGGGACCTGGCCGCCGGCGTACGTCAGCGGATCACCGGTGCGGTGGCGAGCCGGGACGTGATGGTCTGGGAGGCGGCCCTGATCGACCCGCCGGACGACCCGGAGCACTGTCCGCCGGCAGTGGTCTGGCTGCACAGCGTGCGTGCCGGCCGGACCAAACGGCTGCGCCTGTTCCACGCCCCCCGGGCGGCGGTGGCGAGCTGAGCGGGCGGACTCCGGCCCGGTGCCGGGCCCTGTGGTGTGCGGTGACGGCCGGGTAGTTCGATCGACGGCCGGAGCGGTTAATCACACGGGCGGAGCTTGGCGGACAGCGGTGTCGGCGGCACCATGAGAACGACACCGAACGCATTTGGTGCTGATTCGGGTCGCTTATCAAATTCGCACTGAAGGAGCAGTCTGTCCGATGGATCGGGAACAACTGGGCCGGCTCGCAGAACTCGCCGAAGCGGAGTTCATGCTCCAGTACGTGGCCGGCGCACCTCAGACTGCCTCGTCCGCGCTCGGAGTCAGCCACGAGCGGATCGGCGGTGGCGTGGCCCTCTCCCTGCTGCGTGCCCCGACCCCCTACTGGAACAAGGCGCTCGGGTTCGGCTTCGAGGAGCCGGTGACGCGGGACCTGATGGACCGGGTGTTCGGGTTCTACCGCGAGCAGGGGACCGAGGTCGCCACGATTCAGATCGCCCCGGACCGGCTGCCCCGTGACTGGGACGAGATCCGGGCGGCCGAGGGTCTGGAGCCGGGCGGCGTGATCATCCAGTTCGCCTGCGAGATCGACTCGTTCCGGATCGACGGCGCGACCGACCTGCGGATCGGGCTGGTCCCTTCCGACGACGCCGCCCAGTGGGCCTCGGTGCTCATGGACGGGTTCGGATGGCCGCCGGGCGGCCCGTTGGCCGAGTTGCTCGCGGCGACGGTGGGCAACCCCAGCTTCCGCGCGTTCGGCGCCTGGGACGGTGACCAGGTGGTCGGCGCCGCCGCGCTCTTCGTACACGACGAGGTGGCGGTCCTGTCCGGAGCGGCGACCCGGCCGAGTCATCGGGGGCGGGGTGTGCAGTCCGCGCTCATGGCGATCAGGGCCGGTGCGGCGGCCGAGGCCGGCTGCCGCTGGGTGGTCGCGCAGACTGGTCGGCCGGCGACGGGCTCGGTGAACCACTCGCTGAACAACATGCTGCGCGGCGGTCTGCGCCCGCTGTACGACCGGCAGAACTGGATCCGGCGGGCGGCGCCCGGCGGACAGTGACGACACCGGCCACGCGGCAACGTCACCGGGACCTCGATTCTGTCGGGGTCCCGGTGACGTCTCGTCGCTGGCTGCCGCGTACCCCGCCGCTCACCCGCCGAGCGGTAGCGGCCCCTGCCTACCGCGCGAACTGCTCACCGCGCGAACTCAGCCTCCCGCCGTGGCGGTGTGGGCGGACAACGGCAGGCTCCGCAGCGCCGGGGGATAGCGGCGGCAGGACGCGCGGACGACCAGTTCGGTGGGGAGCCGGATGTGCGTGTCGCGCTCGACGCCGCCGATCAGGTCGACGAGCAGGCGCAGAGCCTCGGCGCCCATGCGTTGCAGCGGTTGCATGATCGTCGTCAGCGGCGGGTTGACCAGCGCGGACTCCGGCACGTTGTCGAATCCGATCACGGACAGGTCGTCGGGCACGGTGAGTCCCATGCCCCGGGCGACGTCCATCGTGGATATCGCGGAGAGGTCGTTTCCCGCGAAGACCGCGGTCGGTCGGTCGGGGAGGGCGAGCAGCTCCGCGGCCGTACCGGCGGCGCTCTCGATCCGGAACCCACCGACCCGTACCAGCCGCTCGTCCACCGCCACGCCGGCGTCGTCCATGGCCTTGCGGAAGCCCGCCTCGCGCAGGCGTGCCGACTCCAGGTCGGGGCGTCCGCTGATGTGCCCGATGCGTCGGTGGCCGAGCGACAGCAGGTAGTTGGTCGCGAGCATGGCGCCGGCGAAGTTGTCGGAGTCGACGGTGGGCAGGCCGGACGGGCCGGTGTGCGGGTCGACCGCCACGACGTGGAAACCCTGTTTGGTCTCGACCACGGTCGGCGTGACGATCACGGCTCCGTCGATGAGTGTTCCGGACAGCCGGGCCAGCGAGCGCCGTTCCCAGCCTATGGCCGCGCCGTCGCCGTCGCCGCCGGAGTAGGCCAGCAGTTGGTAGCCGGTGCCGGCGACCTCTCTGGACGCCCCCTTGAGCAGCTCGGTCGAGAACGGCTCGAATTCGGCGACCAGGATGCCCAGCACGTTCGTACGGTGGCTGCGCAGGCTCTGTGCCCCCAGGCTGGCCTCGTACCCGAGCTGGTGGATGACCTCTTGGACACGTTCCACCGTCGCTTGCGCCACGCCGTACCGGCCATTGATCACCTTGGATACTGTCGCCACGGAGACGCCGGCCACACGGGCCACGTCCGACATCTTGACACGCTGCGGGAACGCCACGGAGACGATGATAGAGGGCTCTCCGCGCCCCGTCGCGGGGGAATCGAAAACGTTATCGACAACGGTTGACACCACGTTACGGGACTGTAAAACTCGCCATCAGTCCGAGTACCGCGACTGCCTGACAAGTCGAGGAGACATCGATGACGATCAAGCGCCGCGCTGGCGCCGTCCTAGCGCTGTTTTTGACCAGTGCACTGCTTGTCGCCGGGTGCAGCGGCGGCGACGACGCAGGCCCCTCCGATGATGAGCCATTCAAGAACCCGGTAACCCTGACCTGGTGGCACAACGCCTCGCAGGACGGGCCCGGCAAGACCTACTGGGAGAAGGTCGCCAAGGACTTCTCCACTCTCCACCCGACCGTCAAGATTGAGATCGAGGGGATCGAGACCAACCAGCTCCAGCGCACCCGGCTCCCCGCCGCGCTGCTGAGCAACGACCCGCCGGACATCTTCCAGGCATGGGGCGGCGGCGAGATCCGCGAGCAGGTGGAGGCCGACTACCTCAAGGACATCACCAACCAGGTCCAGACCGAGGTCGCCAACATCGGTAGCGCGGCCGAGATCTGGCAGGCGGGCGGCAAGCAGTACGGCCTGCCGTTCCGGATGGGCATCGAGGGCATCTGGTACAACAAGGACATGTTCGCGCAAGCGGGCATCGCCGCTCCTCCGACCACGTTCGAGGAGCTCAACGACGCGGTCACGAAGCTCAAGGCCATCAACGTCATCCCGATCGCCCTGGGCGCCGGTGACAAGTGGCCCGCCGCGCACTGGTGGTACAACTTCGCGTTGCGCGCCTGCTCGGTCGACACGCTGAAGAAGGCGTCCGCCGACACGGTCTTCGATGATCCGTGCTTCCTCAAGGCGGGCCAGGACCTGAAGACCTTCATCGCCACCAACCCGTTCCAGTCCAACTTCATCGCCACACCGGGTCAGAACGATCCGACCAGTGCGAACGGCCTGCTCGCCAATGGCAAGGCCGCGATGGAGCTGATGGGTGACTGGAACAAGGGCACCCTGGAGACCGTCGCCCAGGACCCGGAGGCCCTCAAGAAGTTCCTCGGCTGGTTCCCCGTACCGGCGATCTCCGGTTCCGCGGGTGACCCGAAGGCGGCCCTCGGCGGCGGCGACGGGTTCGCCTGTGCCAAGAACGCCCCGGCCGAGTGTGTCGAGTTCCTCAAGTACATCGTGAGCACCGACGTGCAGAAGGGCTATGCCGAGACCGGCACCGGCCTGCCCGTCACCAAGGGCGCGGAGGCCGGCGTGGCGGACCCCGCGCTGAAGTCCATCCTGGAAGCGACCTCCAGCGCGACCTACGTACAGCTCTGGTTGGACACGGCCTACGGCAGCACCGTCGGCACCGCGATGAACAACGCAATCGTCGCCATCTTCGCCGGCACCGGCACCCCTGAGCAGGTCGTCTCCGCAATGAAGGCGGCCGCGAGCAAGTGACCGCTCCCAACCCGACCCTGAACCCTGCCGGCGGCGCGTCCGCGCCGCCGGCAGGCGGCCGGCCGCCCGGGCGTTCGTCCAGCCGCGCGGCCGAGACCCGACGCAAGTGGTACGAGATCATCGGACTCACCACGCCGGCGGTGATCGTCTATGTGATGTTCGTGCTGGTTCCGATGGGCTTCGCGGTCTACTACAGCCTCTTCCGCTGGCGCGGGGTGGGACCGCCCACCGACTACGTCGGTTTCGACAACTACGTGCTCGCCTTCCAGGACCCGATCTTCCTCGACGCGTTGCGCAACAACAGCATCATCGTGGTCGGGTCGCTGCTGATCCAGGGCCCGATCGCCCTGGGCGTGGCCCTGCTGCTGAACCGCCGCTTCCGTGGGCGCACCGCGTTCCGCCTGCTGGTGTTCGTGCCCTACGTGCTCGCCGAGGTCACCGTCGGCATCATGTGGAAGCTGATCCTGACCGACGGCGGCACGCTCGACGGGCTGCTGCGGTCACTGGGGCTGGGCGGTCTGGTGCAGGCGTGGCTCGCCGACCTCGACATCGTCATCTGGACGATGCTGTTCGTTCTCACCTGGAAGTACGTCGGCTTCGCCATCATCCTTCTGCTCGCCGGCCTGTCGAACGTGCCGCACGAGCTCACCGAGGCAGCCGAGATCGACGGCGCGAGCTGGTGGCAGATCCAACGTCACGTCACGCTTCCGCTGCTGGGCCCGACGATCCGGATCTGGATGTTCCTGTCGGTGATCGGCTCGCTCCAGGTCTTCGACGTGATCTGGGTGACCTCGGTGCCCGCGGTGCGGTCGCTCGGCGCGTCCGGCACCATGGCGACGTACATGGTGGACAACGGCTTCTTCGCCCGACTGTGGGGCTACGGCAACGCGGTCGCCGTGATCCTGTTTGTCATCTCGTTCGTCGCGGCGCTGCTGTTCCAGCGCTTCCTCCTCCGTCGTGACATCCAGGGCGCCATCACCGGAAGGGTGAACTGATCGTGGCCGCGAACGCCGTCCTGCCCCCGTCCTCCAAACGCCGCCCGGTGTCGTGGAGCAGTCCGCTCACCTACGCGCTGGCGCTCGCGGTCGCGGCCGTGTCGATCGCCCCGGTCGTCTACGTGATCGTCGGTGGTTTCCGTACCACCCCGCAGATCGTCGCGGACCCGGCCGGGTTGCCCGACCCGTGGGTCTGGGACAACTACGCCAGGGTGCTGACGCAGAGCGACTTCTGGGGGCAGGCCTTCAACAGTGCGGTGATCGCCCTGGGTACGACGCTCGGCGTCGTGGTGCTCGGTGTCTCTGCCGCGTTCGTGCTCGCCCGGTACACCTTTCGCGGGCGGGAGGGGCTCTACACCTTCTTCACCCTCGGCCTGCTCTTTCCGGCCGGCGCGGCGATCCTGCCGCTCTACCTCATGCTGCGTGACCTGAATCTGATCAATTCCTACTACGCGGTCATCCTTCCGCAGGTCGCCTTCTCGTTGCCGCTCACGATCGTGATCCTGCGTCCCTTCCTGGCCGCCGTGCCCCGCGAGTTGGAGGACGCCGCCGCGATCGACGGCACGGGCCGGATCGGCTTCCTCTGGCGCATCATGCTGCCGCTGTCGCGGCCCGCGCTCGTCACCGTCGGGGTCCTCGCGTTCGTGGCGAGCTGGAACGCGTTCCTTCTGCCGTTGCTCGTCCTCGGTGATGTCAGCCTGCACACGCTGCCGCTGGGGGTGCAGAACTTCTCGAGTCAGTACACCTCCGACACGGCGGGAATCCTCGCCTTCACGTCGCTGTCGATGTTGCCGGCGCTCATTTTCTTCACGCTCGCCGAGAAGCAGATCGTCGGGGGCCTGCAGGGTGCGATCAAGGGCTGAGGACGGTGTGCCGTCATGATCCATCCGGTCGAGGTGATTCGCCACGATGGCGGTCGACGGTGGAGAGGGGCATGGCTGCGCAATCGTCGCTCGTGAGTCGGCACTTCTGGTCGGTGGGGCGCGCGTGTCGAGCCGCGCGCCCATGATCGAGGACCGTCCACTGCCGACTCACGCCGTTCTCGTGATCGATAACTTCGATACATTGGTTCCGAAACTTCCGGAAAGCTGCCGGAAGCTGGATCATCAGAGGGGAACAAACTATGTCGACCGAGTTCGCGGAGGTGGCGACAGCCACCGGGTCGATTCGCAACCCGATCCTCACCGGCTTCCATCCGGACCCGTCGATCCTGCGGGTCGGCGACGACTACTACCTGGCCACCTCCACCTTCGAGTGGTATCCGGGGGTGCGGCTGCACCACTCGCGTGACCTGGTGCACTGGCGGGCGCTGGGTGGTGTGCTCACCGAACGACGCCTGCTCGACCTGAGCGGCACCGGTGACTCCAACGGGGTCTGGGCGCCCGACCTGACGTACGCCGACGGCGTGTTCTACCTGGTGTACAGCGATGTCGCCAGCTTCGCCAGCGGCTACTGGGACCCGCAGAACTACCTCATCACCGCGACCGACATCAACGGCCCGTGGTCTGACCCGGTCCCGCTGCACGCGCATGGTTTCGACGCCGCGCTCTTCCACGACGACGACGGCAGCAGTTGGCTGTTGGCGATGAGCGCCGACTGGCGTCCCGGTCGGGACCGCTTCGGTGGCATCGAGATCCAGCGCTACGACCGGGCCAGTCGCCGGCTCGTCGGCAAAGCCCGGCTGATCTTCGACGGCACCGAGGTCGGGCTCACCGAGGGTCCGCACGTGTACAAGCGCGACGGTTGGTACTACCTGTTGACCGCCGAGGGCGGCACCAGTTGGGAGCACCAGGTCACGATGGCCCGGTCCCGTAGCCTGTTCGGCCCGTACCAGTCCGACCCGGATGGCCCGCTGCTCACCTCCGTCGGGCATCCCGAACTGCGGTTGCAGAAAGCCGGTCACGGCAGTCTCGTGCAGACCCAGACCGGGCAGTGGTACCTCGCGCACCTGGTGGGGCGTCCCTACACCCCGCTGGGCAACTGCGTCCTCGGTCGGGAGACGGCCATCCAACAGGTCGACTGGCCCGTCGACGGATGGCCGGTCATTCCCGGCGGCCACCCCGCCGACGAGGTCGCCATGCCCGACCTGCCCGCCCACCCGTGGCCGGAGGAGCCCGCCACCGACCACTTCGACGCCGGGAAACTCGGCACGGCCTGGTCGACACTGCGCCGTCCGGCGACCCCGGACTGGGTCGACCTGACCAGTCGCCCGTCCCACCTGCGTATCTTCGGTGGCCAGTCGCC
The Micromonospora pisi DNA segment above includes these coding regions:
- a CDS encoding glycoside hydrolase family 43 protein, whose amino-acid sequence is MSTEFAEVATATGSIRNPILTGFHPDPSILRVGDDYYLATSTFEWYPGVRLHHSRDLVHWRALGGVLTERRLLDLSGTGDSNGVWAPDLTYADGVFYLVYSDVASFASGYWDPQNYLITATDINGPWSDPVPLHAHGFDAALFHDDDGSSWLLAMSADWRPGRDRFGGIEIQRYDRASRRLVGKARLIFDGTEVGLTEGPHVYKRDGWYYLLTAEGGTSWEHQVTMARSRSLFGPYQSDPDGPLLTSVGHPELRLQKAGHGSLVQTQTGQWYLAHLVGRPYTPLGNCVLGRETAIQQVDWPVDGWPVIPGGHPADEVAMPDLPAHPWPEEPATDHFDAGKLGTAWSTLRRPATPDWVDLTSRPSHLRIFGGQSPVGRQRPSLVARRVGATHCSLETVLEFDPADHRQLAGITGYYNTANWYYAYVTRADDGRRTLEVLSCDGGRLTAYPELSRDLGAVGRVGLRVTFDGPTLRFDYHLGEGWSGVPAEFDATTLSDEHAAIVVDGEPAAWGFTGAFLGLWVQDLGADGAYADFDYATYLEH